One Egicoccus halophilus genomic region harbors:
- a CDS encoding type IV toxin-antitoxin system AbiEi family antitoxin — protein MGWYELHRIARHGVVCLADAPMAGIPRQTLQSKAQRERWRMVAPGVWLLPGAPASGVARAYGATRGVAGSVATGWTAANLHGLLRAAPARVELLRPVGVGDITTQQLVARRTRSLPAVDRTTIDGVAVVTAARMLRELARRADAARLRNLVIDARVRDRAILAEVAALLERDQRFPGRRRLSALVSELQDDGSDSGFEFHAVGRLREEGLAPDRQQEAVKTHLGPRFFDLVWLAQGVAVECLGFSFHASAAQLKRDVERQNAIAAAGDQWLVLGLTWEMFHREWPEFVAVLRTCLELRATRRAGGR, from the coding sequence ATGGGATGGTACGAACTGCACCGGATCGCGCGGCACGGGGTCGTGTGTCTCGCGGACGCGCCGATGGCCGGGATCCCGCGGCAGACGCTGCAGTCGAAGGCGCAGCGTGAGCGATGGCGGATGGTGGCCCCCGGCGTCTGGTTGCTGCCCGGAGCTCCGGCCTCCGGGGTGGCCCGTGCCTACGGTGCGACGCGGGGCGTGGCGGGCAGCGTCGCCACGGGCTGGACGGCAGCGAACCTCCACGGCCTGCTCCGAGCCGCCCCCGCCCGCGTCGAACTGCTGCGTCCGGTCGGTGTCGGCGACATCACCACCCAACAGCTGGTCGCACGTCGGACGCGGTCGCTGCCGGCCGTGGACCGCACGACGATCGATGGCGTCGCGGTGGTCACGGCCGCTCGGATGCTGCGCGAGCTGGCCCGGCGTGCCGACGCGGCGCGCTTGCGCAACCTCGTCATCGACGCGCGGGTCCGGGACCGGGCGATCCTCGCCGAGGTCGCCGCGCTGCTCGAGCGCGACCAACGGTTCCCCGGGCGTCGCCGACTGTCTGCACTCGTCTCGGAGTTGCAGGACGACGGCTCGGACTCGGGCTTCGAGTTCCACGCCGTCGGACGACTGCGCGAGGAGGGACTGGCGCCCGACCGTCAGCAGGAGGCGGTAAAGACGCACCTCGGGCCCCGGTTCTTCGATCTCGTGTGGCTCGCACAGGGTGTGGCCGTCGAGTGCCTCGGGTTCAGCTTCCACGCCAGCGCGGCACAACTGAAGCGTGACGTGGAGCGGCAGAACGCCATCGCCGCGGCCGGCGACCAGTGGCTCGTGCTCGGGCTGACGTGGGAGATGTTCCACCGCGAGTGGCCGGAGTTCGTCGCGGTGCTCCGCACGTGCCTCGAGCTGCGTGCCACGCGTCGCGCCGGCGGGCGCTGA
- a CDS encoding DUF1931 domain-containing protein has translation MAESLIVQSKVKEAVKGLELRMDSSLPDALNEKINALLQDAAARAKENGRGTLRPYDL, from the coding sequence ATGGCGGAATCGCTGATCGTGCAGAGCAAGGTGAAGGAGGCCGTCAAGGGCCTCGAGCTGCGGATGGACTCGAGCCTTCCCGACGCGCTCAACGAAAAGATCAACGCGCTGCTCCAGGACGCCGCTGCGCGTGCCAAGGAGAACGGCCGCGGCACCCTGCGTCCGTACGACCTCTGA
- a CDS encoding 3-hydroxyacyl-CoA dehydrogenase NAD-binding domain-containing protein: MSDDANSTATRDRVYTRFKLTYDDSPTAGRLAILTMDNGRDHTKPNTFGAQALASLDEALDEFETQTDVKGLLLTGKQFIFAVGADLTQFTGMDAEAARAGGEGGHAVFARLMALPFPTLAAINGACMGGGLEIALHCDYRTVSTGAAAIAFPEVFLSIVPGWGGTQLAPRVVGARNALDAIVVNALNNNKVMKPREAFERGFADRLIDSAVFLDESLALLERLVTGQETIERPGADGVDPTEGLDEALTDVRAFVDAKVHGATRAPYLALELIEFAARGGDLDEGRRKESEALAQLLPADQAQASVYAFDLVQNRAKKQPWRPDAPPRRLSKVAVVGAGLMGAQLGALHLQRLELPLVLKDIDEGVLDRCREHVEGELDKQVAKGRLKPGKAAFLKGLVTYTTSYDDVRGADWVIEAVLERMDLKQAIFADLEEVLDEGAVLATNTSSLSVGEMAAKLAHPERVVGFHFFNPVAVLPLVEVIRPEGVSDAAMATAFDVAKKLRKTGVQCADRPAFIVNRLLSRFNGTAVQALRRGNDFREIDEAVKGLGLPMGPFELFGLVGLQVAFHTAETLAEAFPDRFVIDDNFRAIAHADVPGIYDWSAGGEVFAAVRAAVEVDADATPMSADEIRRVALEAAADECARMLDDGTVADARDIDTGMILGAGFPFFLGGLCRHLDQTGISQAVAGRPLVTAEDHAQTP; this comes from the coding sequence ATGTCTGACGACGCCAACTCGACGGCCACCCGCGACCGGGTGTACACGCGCTTCAAGCTCACCTACGACGACTCGCCGACGGCCGGCCGGCTCGCGATCCTGACCATGGACAACGGTCGGGACCACACCAAGCCCAACACCTTCGGGGCGCAGGCCCTCGCGTCGCTCGACGAGGCCCTCGACGAGTTCGAGACACAGACCGACGTCAAGGGACTGCTGCTCACCGGCAAGCAGTTCATCTTCGCCGTCGGCGCCGACCTGACCCAGTTCACCGGCATGGACGCCGAGGCTGCCCGTGCGGGCGGCGAGGGCGGTCATGCCGTCTTCGCCCGCCTGATGGCGCTGCCGTTCCCGACCCTGGCCGCCATCAACGGCGCCTGCATGGGTGGTGGACTCGAGATCGCCCTGCACTGCGACTACCGCACCGTGTCGACCGGCGCGGCCGCGATCGCGTTCCCGGAGGTGTTCCTGTCGATCGTTCCCGGTTGGGGCGGCACGCAGCTCGCCCCCCGGGTCGTCGGTGCCCGCAACGCCCTCGACGCCATCGTGGTCAACGCGCTCAACAACAACAAGGTGATGAAGCCCCGGGAGGCCTTCGAACGCGGGTTCGCCGACCGGCTGATCGACTCGGCCGTGTTCCTCGACGAGTCGCTCGCCCTGCTCGAGCGATTGGTGACCGGGCAGGAGACCATCGAGCGTCCGGGGGCCGACGGGGTCGACCCGACCGAGGGCCTCGACGAGGCGCTGACCGACGTCCGCGCGTTCGTCGACGCGAAGGTGCACGGCGCCACCCGCGCGCCGTACCTGGCGCTGGAGCTGATCGAGTTCGCCGCCCGTGGTGGTGACCTCGACGAGGGCCGCCGCAAGGAGTCCGAGGCGCTCGCGCAGCTGCTGCCGGCCGACCAGGCCCAGGCGTCGGTCTACGCGTTCGACCTGGTGCAGAACCGGGCGAAGAAGCAGCCCTGGCGACCCGACGCACCGCCACGCCGGCTGTCGAAGGTGGCCGTGGTCGGTGCCGGCCTGATGGGTGCCCAGCTCGGTGCCCTGCACCTGCAGCGACTCGAACTGCCGCTGGTGCTGAAGGACATCGACGAGGGCGTTCTCGACCGCTGCCGCGAGCACGTCGAGGGCGAACTCGACAAGCAGGTGGCCAAGGGCCGCCTCAAGCCCGGCAAGGCCGCGTTCCTCAAGGGGCTGGTCACCTACACCACCTCGTACGACGACGTCCGGGGCGCCGACTGGGTGATCGAGGCCGTCCTCGAGCGCATGGACCTCAAGCAGGCCATCTTCGCCGACCTCGAGGAGGTGCTCGACGAGGGCGCCGTCCTGGCCACCAACACCTCGTCGCTGTCGGTGGGGGAGATGGCGGCGAAGCTTGCGCACCCGGAACGGGTCGTCGGGTTCCACTTCTTCAACCCGGTGGCGGTCCTGCCGCTGGTCGAGGTGATCCGCCCCGAGGGCGTGTCCGACGCGGCGATGGCGACCGCCTTCGACGTGGCGAAGAAGCTGCGCAAGACCGGCGTGCAGTGCGCCGACCGGCCGGCGTTCATCGTCAACCGGTTGCTCAGCCGCTTCAACGGCACCGCCGTGCAGGCGTTGCGGCGCGGCAACGACTTCCGCGAGATCGACGAGGCGGTCAAGGGCCTCGGGCTGCCGATGGGGCCGTTCGAGCTGTTCGGCCTGGTCGGGCTCCAGGTCGCGTTCCACACCGCCGAGACGCTCGCCGAGGCCTTCCCCGACCGGTTCGTGATCGACGACAACTTCCGCGCCATCGCCCACGCCGACGTGCCGGGGATCTACGACTGGTCCGCCGGCGGTGAGGTCTTCGCGGCGGTGCGTGCGGCCGTCGAGGTGGACGCGGACGCGACGCCGATGAGCGCCGACGAGATCCGCCGGGTGGCGCTCGAGGCAGCCGCCGACGAGTGTGCGCGGATGCTCGACGACGGCACGGTCGCCGACGCCCGCGACATCGACACCGGCATGATCCTCGGTGCGGGCTTCCCGTTCTTCCTCGGTGGGCTGTGCCGACACCTCGACCAGACCGGAATCAGCCAGGCCGTCGCCGGCCGTCCCCTGGTCACCGCCGAGGACCACGCCCAGACCCCCTGA
- a CDS encoding MarR family winged helix-turn-helix transcriptional regulator, which produces MSTSTAATSPTDRPGRIPAERLAAWRAFLEAHARVTEVLARELRDEVDLPLAWYDVLVHLQEADDQRLRMQELAEAVLLSKSGLTRLVDRMESEGLVRRAACPDDRRGTFAELTEHGFATLKATAPTHLRGVDEHFTSLLDEDEARVLAAALQRIAERARDTGSA; this is translated from the coding sequence ATGAGCACGAGCACCGCAGCGACCTCCCCGACCGACCGCCCGGGCCGGATCCCCGCCGAACGCCTGGCGGCCTGGCGGGCGTTCCTCGAGGCGCACGCGCGCGTGACCGAGGTCCTCGCCCGCGAGTTGCGTGACGAGGTGGACCTGCCGCTGGCCTGGTACGACGTGCTGGTGCACCTGCAGGAGGCGGACGACCAGCGCCTGCGCATGCAGGAGCTCGCCGAGGCGGTGCTGCTGTCCAAGAGCGGCCTGACCCGGCTGGTCGATCGCATGGAGTCGGAGGGGCTCGTGCGACGGGCGGCCTGCCCCGACGACCGTCGCGGCACCTTCGCGGAGCTGACCGAGCACGGGTTCGCCACGCTCAAGGCGACCGCTCCGACGCACCTGCGGGGGGTCGACGAGCACTTCACGTCCCTGCTCGACGAGGACGAGGCCCGCGTGCTCGCCGCCGCGCTGCAGCGCATCGCCGAGCGCGCGCGGGACACCGGCTCGGCCTGA
- a CDS encoding Fpg/Nei family DNA glycosylase, with product MPEGDTIHRTAAALRPVLVGKPLTRVEVPRVRPPLPAIGATVERVEARGKHLLITTSDGLVVHTHQRMTGSWHVYRPGERWRKSPRAARVVLAVPGAVAVCFAAPVVEILDQSGLRRHPALRRLGPDLCDPAPDLDEVRQRVARQDPSRAIGEVLLDQTVACGIGNVYRCDVAFLHGVDPHAVLGTVPDTVVDALFATAGRLLRANLDAAERTTVTGAPPGTLWVYGRGAQPCRRCGIPVASGHLGEQQRLVYWCPLCQPSGATGTVTVQDAGADDTVG from the coding sequence ATGCCCGAGGGAGACACGATTCATCGCACGGCCGCGGCGCTGCGCCCGGTGCTGGTCGGCAAGCCGCTGACCCGCGTCGAGGTCCCGCGTGTCCGACCGCCGCTACCGGCGATCGGCGCGACCGTCGAACGGGTCGAGGCCCGTGGCAAGCACCTGCTCATCACCACCTCCGACGGCCTGGTCGTGCACACCCATCAGCGCATGACCGGTTCGTGGCACGTCTACCGGCCGGGTGAGCGGTGGCGGAAGTCGCCGCGGGCGGCCCGGGTCGTGCTGGCGGTCCCCGGTGCGGTGGCGGTGTGCTTCGCCGCACCGGTCGTCGAAATCCTCGACCAGTCCGGGCTGCGCCGTCATCCCGCCCTGCGACGGCTCGGTCCGGACCTGTGCGACCCCGCACCCGACCTCGACGAGGTGCGCCAACGCGTCGCCCGCCAGGACCCGTCGCGTGCGATCGGCGAGGTACTGCTCGACCAGACCGTCGCGTGCGGGATCGGCAACGTCTACCGCTGCGACGTCGCGTTCCTCCACGGCGTCGACCCGCACGCCGTGCTCGGGACGGTGCCCGACACGGTGGTCGACGCCCTGTTCGCCACGGCCGGCCGGCTGCTGCGCGCCAACCTCGACGCCGCCGAGCGCACGACCGTGACCGGCGCACCACCGGGGACGTTGTGGGTGTACGGCCGCGGCGCCCAGCCCTGTCGACGCTGCGGGATCCCGGTGGCGTCGGGACATCTCGGTGAGCAGCAGCGCCTCGTGTACTGGTGCCCGCTCTGTCAGCCGTCCGGGGCCACCGGCACCGTCACGGTCCAGGACGCCGGAGCGGACGACACGGTCGGCTGA
- a CDS encoding citrate synthase gives MSENKDTLTITDNRTGRTYEVPVEDGAIRAMDLRQIKVDDDDFGLLAYDPAFKNTANVRSDVTFIDGDAGILRYRGYPIEQLADNSSFLEVAYLLINGELPTQDQLDGWVYEITHHTFIHENIKQFMDGFHHDAHPMGMLVSTVGALSTFYPEAKDIGDADNRHKQIVRLIAKFPTLASFAYRHSVGMRYAYPDNDLSFAGNFLNMMWKTTELKYEPDPVLERAMDVLLILHADHEQNCSTTTMRTIGSSDADPYSAAAGATSALYGPKHGGANEAVLTMLEEIGSVDQIPDYVKAAKEGKFRLMGFGHRVYKNYDPRAKVIRQLAHEVFEVTGKNALLDIAVELEKIALEDEYFVQRKLYPNVDFYSGIIYQAMGFPTSMFPVLFAMGRIPGWLAHWQENLLDSEQAIVRPRQLYVGEGERDYVQVTDR, from the coding sequence ATGAGCGAAAACAAGGACACGCTCACCATCACCGACAACCGCACCGGGCGCACCTACGAGGTCCCGGTCGAGGACGGCGCGATCCGGGCGATGGACCTGCGCCAGATCAAGGTGGACGACGACGACTTCGGCCTGCTCGCCTACGACCCGGCGTTCAAGAACACGGCCAACGTCCGCAGCGACGTCACCTTCATCGACGGCGACGCCGGCATCCTGCGCTACCGCGGCTACCCGATCGAGCAGCTCGCGGACAACTCGTCGTTCCTCGAGGTCGCCTACCTGCTCATCAACGGCGAGCTGCCGACGCAGGACCAGCTCGACGGGTGGGTGTACGAGATCACGCACCACACGTTCATCCACGAGAACATCAAGCAGTTCATGGACGGGTTCCACCACGACGCGCACCCGATGGGGATGCTCGTGTCGACGGTCGGGGCCCTGTCGACCTTCTACCCCGAGGCCAAGGACATCGGTGACGCCGACAACCGGCACAAGCAGATCGTCCGGCTGATCGCGAAGTTCCCGACGCTGGCGTCCTTCGCCTACCGGCACTCGGTCGGGATGCGCTACGCCTATCCCGACAACGACCTGTCGTTCGCGGGCAACTTCCTCAACATGATGTGGAAGACCACCGAGCTCAAGTACGAGCCGGACCCGGTGCTCGAGCGTGCCATGGACGTGCTGCTCATCCTGCACGCCGACCACGAGCAGAACTGCTCGACGACCACCATGCGCACCATCGGATCGTCGGACGCCGACCCCTACTCGGCGGCGGCCGGTGCCACCTCGGCGCTGTACGGACCCAAGCACGGCGGCGCCAACGAGGCCGTGCTGACGATGCTCGAGGAGATCGGCTCGGTCGATCAGATCCCCGACTACGTCAAGGCCGCCAAGGAGGGCAAGTTCCGCCTGATGGGCTTCGGCCACCGGGTGTACAAGAACTACGACCCGCGCGCGAAGGTGATCCGCCAGCTCGCCCACGAGGTGTTCGAGGTCACCGGCAAGAACGCGCTGCTCGACATCGCGGTGGAGCTCGAGAAAATCGCGCTCGAGGACGAGTACTTCGTCCAGCGCAAGCTCTACCCCAACGTCGACTTCTACTCGGGGATCATCTACCAGGCGATGGGCTTCCCGACCTCGATGTTCCCCGTGCTGTTCGCCATGGGGCGCATCCCTGGCTGGCTCGCGCACTGGCAGGAGAACCTGCTCGACAGCGAGCAGGCCATCGTCCGGCCCCGCCAGCTCTACGTCGGCGAGGGCGAGCGCGACTACGTCCAGGTCACCGACCGCTGA
- a CDS encoding DEAD/DEAH box helicase has product MSDPKPADRPRDDPVDDADAVLSRFSPPVRTWFATTFAAPTGAQVQGWPAIAAGEHTLILAPTGSGKTLTAFLWAIDRLMTAPVPAKDQRLRVVYVSPLRALAVDVDRNLRAPIEGIRLAAERLGHGGRGGDAATAVHRPEVGVRTGDTPASERERLRRTPPDVLITTPESLYLMLTSRARETLRSVETVIIDEIHALAPTKRGSHLALSLERLEHEVRHGGLEPDQAPRPAPQRVALSATQRPLDEVARFLGGQEQGRPRPVTIVDAGVRKPLELQVVVPVEDMGDLGSELPSEDALPLSGGPAAAGPARRSIWPAVHPRLLDFVLEHRSTLIFVNARRLAERLAAKLNELHALREHEASLRAQGLQGAELEAALDDYGRDRDAPPPELVKAHHGSLSRERRLAIEDELKSGRLRGLVATSSLELGIDMGAVDLVVQVASPGAVSRGLQRIGRAGHQVGEPSRGVLFPKYRGDLVETAVVVQRMHAGEIESTRYPRNPLDVLAQQVVAMVALEEWTIEDLAEVVRRAAPFAELADEVLFAVLDLLAGRYPSDEFSELRPRLVWDRVAGTVRGRAGAQRLAVTNPGTIPDRGLFGVFLPDGTRVGELDEEMVHESRPGETFVLGASTWRIEDITHERVVVTPAPGEPGKLPFWHGDGPGRPLELGRAIGTFHREVHAAAGDDRDAEVARLREQADLDPWAADNLVAYLEEQAQVTGALPDDRTIVVERFRDELGDWRVCLLSPFGAQVHAPWAMAIERRLRAVGLDPEMLWADDGIVVRLQEAEEELPLEELLIDPDEVESLVVDQLAGTALFTTVFREAAGRALLLPKRRPGQRTALWQQRQRAADLLQVASRYPSFPILLEATRECLQDVFDLPGLRDLLRDLRARKVRLVTVETPSASPFAQSLLFGWVGQYMYEYDAPLAERRAAALALDADLLRELLGGDELRELLDADVLAALERELQHLAPLDAPAGVGEVEAGLDRRARDADELHDVLRRLGELTAAELAERAVEDPTGWLEQLLTERRAIEVRLGGEVRYAAAEDASRLRDAIGVALPPGLPAAFTDPVDDPLGDLVARYARTHGPFPIGECAARLTLPVERVEATLRWLERQDRVLHGEFRPGGVQREWVDREVLRRLKRRSLAALRAEVEPVDAGALGRFLPVWQQVRAASGGSRRGLDALVETVGQLQGVPVPASVLEADVLPARLDGYRASDLDQLVAAGEVVWLGVEPLGASDGRVVLCFRDQVALLAPEPVGEPPEGDVHDALRAHLAQRGASFWPELFAASGVADQDLVLAALWDLVWAGEVTNDTYAPVRALGAPRRGGTGGRGGRPRPGRLTRLGPPSAQGRWSLTRDLLTPAPTRTERTHALAEQLLERHGVLTREALRVESIVGGFSAVYPVLKAMEEAGQVRRGYVVSGLGAAQFAVSGAMDRLRGHREVPEEELYVDAADRGEGRVVLLAATDPAQPYGAALPWPDSPGRPARAAGAFVLLVDGRPALFIERGGRSLATFGHPQPPQRWLAALGWLVSGGRLRKLEVTRVDGVAVHEQPTWVAALEQAGFTVGYRGLTRRS; this is encoded by the coding sequence ATGAGCGACCCGAAGCCCGCAGACCGCCCGCGCGACGACCCGGTCGACGACGCCGACGCGGTCCTGTCCCGCTTCAGCCCGCCGGTGCGCACGTGGTTCGCGACCACCTTCGCGGCGCCGACCGGCGCGCAGGTCCAGGGCTGGCCGGCGATCGCGGCGGGCGAGCACACCCTGATCCTCGCGCCGACCGGCTCGGGCAAGACGCTGACCGCGTTCCTGTGGGCGATCGACCGGCTCATGACCGCGCCGGTGCCGGCCAAGGACCAACGGCTGCGGGTGGTGTACGTCTCCCCGCTGCGGGCCCTGGCCGTCGACGTCGACCGCAACCTGCGGGCCCCGATCGAGGGCATCCGCCTCGCGGCCGAGCGGCTCGGGCACGGTGGCCGGGGCGGGGACGCCGCGACGGCGGTGCACCGGCCCGAGGTCGGCGTGCGGACCGGGGACACACCCGCGAGCGAGCGCGAACGCCTGCGCCGCACCCCGCCGGACGTGTTGATCACCACGCCCGAGTCGCTGTACCTGATGCTGACGTCGCGGGCACGCGAGACGCTGCGTTCCGTCGAGACCGTCATCATCGACGAGATCCACGCGCTCGCACCCACCAAGCGCGGCAGCCACCTCGCGCTCAGCCTCGAACGGCTCGAGCACGAGGTCCGCCACGGCGGGCTCGAACCCGACCAGGCACCGCGGCCCGCGCCGCAGCGGGTGGCGCTGTCGGCCACGCAACGACCGCTCGACGAGGTCGCCCGGTTCCTCGGCGGGCAGGAGCAGGGGCGCCCACGGCCGGTGACGATCGTCGACGCCGGGGTGCGCAAGCCACTGGAGTTGCAGGTCGTCGTCCCGGTCGAGGACATGGGCGACCTCGGCTCGGAGCTGCCGAGCGAGGACGCGCTGCCGCTGTCCGGCGGTCCCGCCGCGGCCGGGCCGGCGCGACGCTCGATCTGGCCGGCGGTGCACCCACGGCTGCTCGACTTCGTGCTCGAGCACCGATCGACGCTGATCTTCGTCAACGCCCGCCGGCTCGCCGAACGCCTGGCCGCCAAGCTCAACGAGCTGCACGCCCTGCGTGAGCACGAGGCGAGTCTGCGGGCGCAGGGCCTGCAGGGAGCGGAGCTCGAGGCGGCACTCGACGACTACGGGCGGGACCGCGACGCCCCACCGCCCGAGCTGGTCAAGGCCCACCACGGCTCGCTGTCACGCGAGCGGCGCCTCGCCATCGAGGACGAGCTCAAGTCCGGGCGGCTGCGCGGACTCGTCGCGACCTCCTCGCTGGAGCTCGGCATCGACATGGGCGCGGTCGACCTGGTCGTGCAGGTCGCCTCCCCCGGTGCGGTCAGCCGCGGCCTGCAGCGCATCGGCCGTGCCGGCCACCAGGTCGGCGAGCCCTCGCGCGGGGTGCTGTTCCCCAAGTACCGCGGGGACCTGGTCGAGACCGCCGTCGTCGTGCAGCGCATGCACGCGGGCGAGATCGAGTCGACCCGCTACCCGCGCAACCCGCTCGACGTGCTCGCCCAGCAGGTCGTGGCGATGGTCGCGCTCGAGGAGTGGACGATCGAGGACCTCGCCGAGGTCGTGCGCCGGGCGGCGCCGTTCGCCGAGTTGGCCGACGAGGTGCTGTTCGCCGTGCTCGACCTGCTCGCGGGCCGCTACCCGTCCGACGAGTTCAGCGAGCTGCGACCCCGGCTGGTGTGGGACCGCGTGGCGGGGACGGTGCGGGGCCGCGCCGGCGCGCAGCGCCTGGCGGTCACCAACCCGGGGACCATCCCCGACCGGGGCCTGTTCGGCGTGTTCCTGCCCGACGGCACGCGGGTCGGCGAGCTCGACGAGGAGATGGTCCACGAGTCGCGGCCCGGCGAGACGTTCGTGCTCGGCGCCTCGACCTGGCGCATCGAGGACATCACCCACGAGCGGGTCGTGGTCACCCCCGCGCCCGGTGAGCCCGGCAAGCTGCCGTTCTGGCACGGTGACGGCCCCGGGCGGCCGCTCGAGCTCGGCCGGGCCATCGGCACCTTCCACCGCGAGGTCCACGCCGCCGCCGGCGACGACCGCGACGCCGAGGTGGCCCGGCTGCGCGAGCAGGCCGACCTCGACCCGTGGGCGGCCGACAACCTCGTGGCCTACCTCGAGGAGCAGGCACAGGTCACCGGCGCGCTGCCCGACGACCGGACGATCGTCGTCGAGCGCTTCCGCGACGAGCTCGGCGACTGGCGGGTGTGCCTGCTCTCGCCGTTCGGGGCGCAGGTCCACGCGCCGTGGGCGATGGCGATCGAACGCCGCCTGCGTGCGGTCGGACTCGATCCGGAGATGCTGTGGGCCGACGACGGGATCGTCGTGCGACTGCAGGAGGCGGAGGAGGAGCTTCCTCTCGAGGAGCTGCTGATCGACCCCGACGAGGTCGAGTCGCTGGTCGTGGACCAGCTCGCCGGCACGGCCCTGTTCACGACCGTGTTCCGCGAGGCCGCCGGCCGGGCGCTGCTGCTGCCCAAGCGCCGCCCGGGCCAGCGCACGGCCCTGTGGCAGCAACGCCAGCGCGCCGCCGACCTGCTCCAGGTCGCCTCGCGCTACCCGAGCTTCCCGATCCTGCTCGAGGCCACGCGCGAGTGTCTGCAGGACGTGTTCGACCTGCCCGGACTGCGCGACCTGCTGCGCGACCTGCGGGCGCGCAAGGTGCGCCTGGTCACCGTCGAGACCCCCTCGGCGTCCCCGTTCGCCCAGTCGCTGCTGTTCGGCTGGGTCGGGCAGTACATGTACGAGTACGACGCACCGCTGGCCGAGCGTCGCGCGGCGGCACTGGCGTTGGACGCCGATCTGCTGCGTGAACTGCTCGGCGGCGACGAGTTGCGCGAGCTGCTCGACGCCGACGTGCTTGCCGCCCTCGAGCGCGAGCTCCAGCATCTCGCGCCGCTGGACGCCCCCGCCGGGGTGGGCGAGGTCGAGGCGGGCCTCGACCGTCGGGCCCGGGACGCCGACGAACTGCACGACGTGCTGCGCCGACTGGGCGAGCTGACCGCGGCCGAGCTCGCCGAGCGGGCCGTCGAGGACCCGACCGGCTGGCTGGAGCAGCTGCTGACCGAGCGCCGCGCCATCGAGGTCCGCCTCGGCGGCGAGGTGCGCTACGCCGCCGCCGAGGACGCGAGCCGGCTGCGCGACGCGATCGGCGTGGCCCTGCCGCCGGGCCTGCCCGCGGCCTTCACCGACCCCGTCGACGACCCGCTCGGCGACCTCGTCGCCCGCTACGCCCGCACCCACGGCCCGTTCCCCATCGGTGAGTGCGCGGCCCGGCTGACGCTCCCGGTCGAACGGGTCGAGGCGACCCTGCGCTGGCTGGAGCGCCAGGACCGGGTCCTGCATGGCGAGTTCCGACCGGGGGGCGTGCAGCGTGAGTGGGTCGACCGCGAGGTGCTGCGCCGGCTCAAGCGACGCTCGCTCGCGGCGCTGCGGGCCGAGGTCGAGCCGGTCGACGCCGGGGCGCTGGGCCGGTTCCTGCCCGTGTGGCAGCAGGTGCGGGCGGCGTCGGGCGGCTCGCGACGCGGACTCGACGCGCTGGTGGAGACGGTCGGGCAGCTGCAGGGGGTGCCGGTGCCGGCGTCGGTGCTCGAGGCCGACGTGCTGCCGGCCCGCCTCGATGGCTACCGGGCCAGTGACCTCGACCAGCTCGTGGCCGCCGGTGAGGTGGTGTGGCTGGGGGTCGAACCGCTCGGTGCCAGCGACGGACGGGTGGTGCTGTGCTTCCGTGACCAGGTGGCGCTGCTGGCACCCGAACCGGTCGGCGAACCGCCCGAGGGCGACGTGCACGACGCCCTGCGTGCGCACCTCGCGCAGCGGGGTGCGTCGTTCTGGCCCGAGTTGTTCGCCGCCTCGGGGGTCGCCGACCAGGATCTCGTGTTGGCCGCCCTGTGGGACCTCGTGTGGGCCGGCGAGGTCACCAACGACACCTACGCGCCGGTCCGTGCCCTGGGGGCGCCGCGGCGCGGTGGTACCGGCGGGCGGGGTGGCCGCCCACGTCCGGGACGGCTCACCCGCCTGGGACCGCCGTCGGCCCAGGGGCGCTGGTCGCTGACCCGGGACCTGCTCACCCCCGCCCCGACCCGGACCGAGCGCACCCATGCGCTCGCCGAGCAGCTGCTCGAGCGCCACGGGGTGCTCACCCGGGAGGCGCTGCGTGTCGAGTCGATCGTTGGCGGGTTCAGTGCGGTCTATCCGGTGCTCAAGGCGATGGAGGAGGCCGGTCAGGTCCGGCGCGGCTACGTCGTCTCCGGCCTCGGAGCGGCGCAATTCGCCGTTTCCGGGGCGATGGACCGCCTTCGCGGACATCGGGAGGTGCCCGAGGAGGAGCTGTACGTCGACGCCGCCGACCGTGGCGAGGGCCGGGTCGTGCTTCTCGCCGCCACCGACCCGGCCCAGCCCTACGGCGCCGCGTTGCCCTGGCCCGACAGCCCGGGGCGACCCGCGCGGGCGGCCGGCGCGTTCGTGCTCCTCGTGGACGGTCGACCGGCGCTGTTCATCGAGCGCGGCGGGCGCAGCCTGGCCACCTTCGGCCATCCGCAGCCACCGCAGCGATGGCTCGCCGCCCTGGGGTGGCTGGTCAGCGGCGGCCGGCTGCGCAAGCTCGAGGTCACCCGGGTGGACGGCGTCGCCGTCCACGAGCAGCCCACGTGGGTCGCGGCCCTGGAGCAGGCCGGCTTCACCGTCGGCTACCGGGGTCTGACGCGTCGTTCCTGA